Proteins co-encoded in one Gemmatimonadaceae bacterium genomic window:
- a CDS encoding GxxExxY protein: MSVPVLALDAERALPVADERPPASRLVHEHTTGRLLAAFFAVHRELGHGFADAVYLRALTLELIARGLQAEPDVPLGVFYKGRKIGTYAADLVVDGKVVVLVRGGAELHDTDRMRLLNCMRCSQAEVGMLLHFGARPEFRRYLGRVVVEHGGELSRLHPSRGSAPA, translated from the coding sequence ATGTCCGTTCCTGTCCTCGCCCTCGACGCCGAACGCGCGCTCCCCGTTGCCGATGAGCGCCCCCCCGCCTCGCGCCTGGTGCACGAGCATACCACCGGTCGCCTCCTCGCCGCTTTCTTCGCGGTGCACCGCGAGCTGGGGCACGGCTTCGCCGATGCGGTCTACCTGCGCGCCCTCACGCTCGAACTCATCGCCCGCGGGCTGCAGGCAGAGCCCGACGTCCCGTTAGGCGTCTTCTACAAGGGGCGCAAGATCGGGACGTATGCGGCCGACCTCGTCGTGGACGGCAAGGTGGTCGTCCTCGTGCGCGGCGGCGCGGAGCTGCACGACACCGACCGCATGCGCCTCCTCAACTGCATGCGCTGCTCGCAAGCCGAGGTGGGGATGCTCCTCCACTTCGGGGCGCGCCCCGAGTTTCGCCGCTACCTGGGGCGCGTCGTCGTCGAGCATGGGGGAGAACTCAGTCGGCTGCACCCCTCGCGCGGGAGTGCCCCCGCGTGA
- the paaJ gene encoding phenylacetate-CoA oxygenase subunit PaaJ has translation MLAMLDEVKDPEIPVLSVVELGIVRGVRQEGSEVVIDITPTYSGCPAMHEIARCVTGALAARGVTARVNTVFTPAWTTDWMSEEAREKLRRYGIAPPGKADESPLIPLMRRAAPPACPFCGSHDTTTRSDFGSTACKSLHSCNACHQPFEHFKAI, from the coding sequence ATGCTGGCGATGCTCGACGAGGTGAAGGACCCGGAAATCCCGGTCCTGAGTGTCGTCGAGCTGGGGATCGTGCGCGGCGTGCGGCAGGAGGGGAGCGAGGTGGTCATCGACATCACCCCTACCTACTCCGGCTGCCCGGCCATGCACGAGATTGCCCGCTGCGTGACGGGCGCCCTCGCCGCCCGCGGCGTCACGGCGCGCGTGAACACGGTCTTCACCCCGGCGTGGACCACCGACTGGATGAGCGAGGAGGCGCGCGAGAAGCTGCGCCGTTACGGGATCGCACCGCCGGGCAAGGCGGACGAGTCGCCGCTCATCCCCCTCATGCGCCGCGCCGCGCCGCCGGCGTGCCCGTTCTGCGGGTCGCACGACACGACGACGCGCAGCGACTTCGGCTCCACGGCGTGCAAGTCGCTCCACAGCTGCAACGCCTGCCACCAGCCGTTCGAGCACTTCAAGGCGATCTGA
- the paaC gene encoding phenylacetate-CoA oxygenase subunit PaaC, whose product MDEQTSRDFFEYLLRLGDDRLILGHRVSEWCGHGPILEEDIALSNIALDLLGQANLLLQLAGQVEGQGRDQDALAYFREATQFRNAILCETPNGDFGDTIVRQFLYSVYALLVLDQLQRCRHEALAGIAAKAYKEARYHVRHSGEWLIKLGDGTEESHRRVQAALDKAWSYTGELFVGDDIERRLAAQGLAVDPASVREGWLAQVKDVVAIATLTLPADGYMQRGGRTGRHTEHLGHLLAEMQIVARSFPGASW is encoded by the coding sequence ATGGACGAACAGACTTCGCGGGACTTCTTCGAGTACCTCCTGCGGCTCGGCGATGACCGGCTGATCCTGGGGCACCGGGTCTCCGAGTGGTGCGGGCACGGTCCGATTCTCGAGGAGGACATCGCGCTCAGCAACATCGCGCTCGACCTGCTGGGGCAGGCGAACCTGTTGTTGCAGCTCGCGGGGCAGGTGGAGGGGCAGGGGCGCGACCAGGACGCGCTGGCGTACTTCCGCGAGGCGACGCAGTTCCGCAACGCGATCCTGTGCGAGACGCCCAACGGCGACTTCGGCGACACCATCGTGCGCCAGTTCCTGTACTCGGTGTACGCGCTCCTGGTGCTCGACCAGCTGCAACGCTGCCGGCACGAGGCGCTGGCCGGGATCGCCGCCAAGGCGTACAAGGAAGCGCGCTACCACGTGCGCCACAGCGGCGAGTGGCTCATCAAGCTCGGCGACGGCACCGAGGAGAGTCACCGCCGGGTGCAAGCGGCGCTGGACAAGGCATGGAGCTATACGGGCGAGCTCTTCGTCGGCGATGACATCGAGCGACGCCTCGCGGCGCAGGGGCTCGCGGTCGACCCGGCGTCGGTGCGCGAGGGGTGGCTGGCACAGGTGAAGGACGTGGTGGCGATCGCCACGCTCACGCTCCCCGCGGACGGCTACATGCAGCGCGGCGGTCGCACGGGGCGGCACACCGAGCACCTGGGACACCTGCTGGCCGAGATGCAGATCGTCGCCCGTTCGTTCCCGGGGGCGTCGTGGTAG
- the paaB gene encoding 1,2-phenylacetyl-CoA epoxidase subunit B yields the protein MTSPTIATAPKGGETQWPLWEVFTQEEAGAPHQHAGSVHAADAELALQNARDVYARRNEAISIWVVPSVTIIASTPEDVGPFFDPANDKAYRHPQFFKTPRGVRVF from the coding sequence ATGACGAGCCCGACGATCGCCACCGCCCCCAAGGGGGGTGAGACGCAGTGGCCGCTGTGGGAAGTCTTCACGCAGGAAGAGGCGGGGGCGCCGCACCAGCACGCGGGGAGCGTGCACGCGGCGGACGCCGAGTTGGCGCTGCAGAACGCACGTGACGTGTATGCGCGTCGCAACGAGGCGATCTCGATCTGGGTGGTCCCCAGCGTGACGATCATCGCCTCGACGCCGGAGGACGTGGGGCCCTTCTTCGATCCGGCCAACGACAAGGCGTACCGGCACCCGCAGTTCTTCAAGACCCCGCGCGGCGTTCGCGTCTTCTGA
- the paaA gene encoding 1,2-phenylacetyl-CoA epoxidase subunit A, protein MTPSSPQSNGPASTDDAERLATFEKRIAEGGVIEPKDWMPPRYRQQLIRMMSQHAHSEVVGMLPEGNWITRAPTLRRKMTLIAKVQDEGGHGLYIYCGTETLGVDRAELIEQLHNGTAKYSSIFNYPTLTWADIGIIGWLVDGAAIVNQTMLAKASYGPYSRAMIRICKEENFHKRQGYEICATLAAGTPEQKAMVQDALNRWWWQALMMFGPSDKDSPNSAELMKWGVKRKSNDDLRQRFVNLTVPQAQAIGLTFPDPAMRYDEATGDWHFGEIDWAEFKAVVKGDGPCNRERLAARRKAHDDGAWVREAAEAYAAKQRAARRAVAA, encoded by the coding sequence ATGACCCCGTCCAGCCCCCAATCGAACGGCCCCGCGTCGACCGACGACGCCGAGCGCCTGGCGACCTTCGAGAAGCGGATCGCCGAGGGTGGCGTGATCGAGCCTAAGGATTGGATGCCGCCGCGGTACCGGCAGCAGCTGATCCGCATGATGTCGCAACACGCGCATTCCGAAGTGGTGGGGATGCTCCCCGAGGGGAACTGGATCACGCGTGCCCCCACCTTGCGTCGCAAGATGACGCTCATTGCCAAGGTGCAGGACGAAGGGGGGCACGGCCTCTACATCTACTGCGGCACGGAGACGCTTGGCGTCGACCGCGCGGAACTCATCGAGCAGCTGCATAACGGGACGGCCAAGTACTCGTCGATCTTCAACTATCCCACGCTCACCTGGGCCGACATCGGGATCATTGGCTGGCTGGTGGATGGCGCGGCGATCGTGAACCAGACGATGCTCGCCAAGGCGTCGTACGGGCCGTACTCGCGGGCCATGATCCGCATCTGCAAGGAAGAGAACTTCCACAAGCGCCAGGGCTACGAGATCTGCGCCACGCTGGCGGCGGGAACGCCGGAGCAGAAGGCGATGGTGCAGGACGCGCTCAACCGCTGGTGGTGGCAGGCGCTGATGATGTTCGGTCCGAGCGACAAGGACTCGCCCAACTCGGCGGAGCTGATGAAGTGGGGCGTCAAGCGGAAGTCCAACGACGACCTGCGCCAGCGCTTCGTCAACCTCACGGTCCCGCAGGCGCAGGCGATCGGCCTCACCTTCCCCGATCCCGCGATGCGCTACGACGAGGCGACCGGCGATTGGCACTTTGGCGAGATCGACTGGGCCGAGTTCAAGGCGGTGGTGAAGGGAGACGGCCCGTGCAACCGGGAGCGCCTGGCGGCTCGCCGCAAGGCGCACGACGACGGGGCGTGGGTGCGCGAGGCCGCCGAGGCCTACGCCGCGAAGCAGCGCGCCGCGCGCCGCGCGGTGGCCGCCTGA
- a CDS encoding enoyl-CoA hydratase/isomerase family protein, producing the protein MTAPSPLDAGTVALAVDAGIATVTFGHPKGNSLPGATLRELASTFDALAARDDVRVIVLRSLGTGPFCAGASFDELRGIATTDEGTAFFSGFAHVILAMRRCPQFVIARVHGKAVGGGVGLAAAADYSIATRGAAVRLSELAVGIGPFVVGPVIEHKIGHGHFIAMSVDHDWRDAAWAERAGLYARVSESAAEMDVLVDALARKLAAANPGAVRALKRVFFEGTEHWETLLYERAAVSGSLILTPAAREALAALARG; encoded by the coding sequence ATGACTGCACCGTCCCCGCTCGACGCCGGCACCGTCGCCCTCGCGGTCGACGCCGGCATCGCGACCGTCACCTTCGGGCATCCCAAGGGGAACTCGCTCCCTGGGGCGACGCTGCGTGAACTCGCGTCGACGTTCGATGCGCTGGCCGCGCGCGACGACGTGCGCGTGATCGTGCTGCGCAGCCTCGGCACCGGTCCCTTCTGCGCCGGCGCGTCGTTCGACGAGCTGCGCGGCATCGCCACGACGGACGAGGGGACGGCCTTCTTCAGCGGCTTCGCGCACGTGATCCTGGCCATGCGCCGCTGTCCGCAGTTTGTCATTGCGCGGGTGCACGGCAAGGCGGTGGGCGGTGGCGTTGGGCTGGCCGCGGCGGCGGACTACAGCATTGCCACGCGCGGCGCCGCGGTACGCCTGAGCGAGCTGGCGGTCGGCATCGGGCCGTTTGTCGTGGGTCCCGTCATCGAGCACAAGATCGGCCACGGACACTTCATCGCGATGTCGGTCGACCACGACTGGCGCGACGCGGCCTGGGCCGAGCGCGCCGGCCTGTACGCACGCGTGAGCGAGTCGGCGGCCGAGATGGACGTGCTCGTGGACGCGCTGGCGCGGAAGCTGGCGGCGGCCAACCCGGGAGCGGTGCGCGCACTCAAGCGCGTCTTCTTCGAGGGGACCGAACACTGGGAGACCCTTCTCTACGAGCGCGCCGCGGTGTCGGGATCGCTGATCCTCACACCGGCGGCGCGCGAGGCGCTGGCGGCGTTGGCGCGGGGGTGA
- a CDS encoding FAD/NAD(P)-binding protein, which translates to MSLPSPSIPTVAVIGAGFSGTIAAAHLLRRAAEAPARVLLIDRSGGVGRGVAYGTRSVRHVLNVPAGRMSAFAADEDDFLRFARSRDAHVVGGSFVPRRLYGEYLAATLDQAEQFARAHGGSLMRIGATVTDVVVDDGERGGVRLLLADGAALAADRAIVAVGNFPPADPPIPGSEDFFRSTRYVRDPWAGDALAEVPGDAPVLLIGTGLTMLDVAIELAARDRRAPLIALSRRGLVPLPHRPNGAPPSYGHLPPGLIACEPTAVAYLRAIRRHVRTVARDGVDWRDVVASLRPMTPRLWETLPLTERRRFLRHARAYWDVHRHRVAPELHLRFEALRDEDMLQLSAGRLLRLAEHGDGVDVTWRPRGAAAEETRSVAAVVNCTGPAGDVRSIDDALLRALLGRQAVRADPLGLGLDVAPDGHLLRGDGTPNPHLALASPLLRARYWEATAVPELRLHAARAVTTTLASLATATLP; encoded by the coding sequence ATGTCCTTGCCGTCCCCGTCAATTCCCACGGTCGCCGTGATCGGCGCTGGATTCAGCGGCACCATCGCCGCCGCGCACCTCCTGCGACGCGCCGCGGAAGCACCGGCCCGCGTGCTCCTCATCGACCGGAGCGGAGGCGTGGGACGTGGCGTCGCGTACGGAACCAGGTCGGTGCGCCACGTCCTCAATGTTCCGGCGGGGCGCATGAGCGCCTTCGCCGCCGACGAGGACGACTTCCTTCGCTTCGCCAGGTCGCGTGATGCGCACGTGGTGGGCGGGTCGTTCGTCCCGCGGCGGCTGTACGGCGAGTACCTGGCGGCGACGCTCGATCAGGCGGAGCAGTTCGCGCGCGCTCATGGCGGATCGCTCATGCGCATCGGTGCGACGGTGACGGATGTCGTCGTCGACGACGGTGAGCGGGGCGGCGTCCGTTTGCTCCTGGCGGACGGCGCCGCGCTGGCCGCCGACCGCGCGATTGTGGCCGTCGGCAACTTCCCGCCGGCCGATCCACCGATTCCGGGGAGCGAGGACTTCTTCCGGAGCACCCGCTACGTCCGCGACCCATGGGCGGGCGACGCGCTCGCCGAAGTCCCCGGCGACGCCCCGGTGCTGCTCATCGGGACGGGGCTCACGATGCTCGACGTGGCGATCGAACTCGCGGCGCGCGACCGACGGGCCCCTCTCATCGCCCTGTCGCGCCGCGGCCTCGTCCCGCTCCCGCACCGCCCCAACGGCGCCCCTCCCTCGTACGGCCACCTCCCTCCGGGGCTCATTGCCTGCGAGCCGACCGCCGTCGCCTACCTGCGCGCCATCCGCCGCCACGTGCGCACGGTTGCCCGCGACGGGGTCGACTGGCGTGACGTGGTGGCGTCGCTGCGCCCCATGACGCCACGCCTCTGGGAGACGCTCCCGCTCACGGAGCGCCGGCGCTTCCTGCGCCACGCCCGGGCGTACTGGGACGTGCACCGCCACCGGGTGGCCCCCGAGCTGCACCTGCGGTTCGAGGCGCTGCGCGACGAGGACATGTTGCAACTGTCGGCCGGGCGGTTGTTGCGCCTGGCGGAACACGGCGACGGCGTCGACGTCACCTGGCGCCCGCGCGGTGCCGCCGCCGAGGAGACGCGCTCCGTGGCGGCGGTGGTCAATTGCACCGGCCCGGCCGGCGACGTGCGATCGATCGATGACGCGCTCCTGCGCGCCCTCCTCGGGCGCCAGGCGGTACGCGCCGACCCCCTCGGCCTGGGCCTCGACGTTGCGCCTGACGGGCATCTCCTGCGCGGCGACGGCACCCCCAACCCCCACCTCGCCCTCGCCTCCCCCCTGCTCAGGGCGCGCTACTGGGAAGCCACCGCCGTCCCCGAACTCCGCCTCCACGCCGCCCGCGCCGTCACCACCACCCTCGCCTCCCTCGCCACCGCCACCCTTCCGTAA
- a CDS encoding homogentisate 1,2-dioxygenase: protein MPFYHALGSIPRKRHIIFRRPDGGLYAEELMGHEGFVGTSALLYHIHPPTTVKSARKVADVRLAADEDTSLRHRHFLTARARKGGSPTMDRMPLLFNSDIVMSYVEPDTTDVHTYRNSQADEVVYVVEGEGTLESVFGDLPYKAGDYVVVHRNITHRWKLDAGKAQKFLVMESRGHVRFPSRYRNNVGQLLEGAPFCERDIRRPLQLVPRDERGDFPIYVKQYDAINELVLDHHPFDVVGWDGYFYPWIFNIHDFEPIVGRIHQPPPVHQTFQGDGFVICSFCPRPYDFDPEAIPAPYNHSNVDSDEVLFYASSEFMSRKGIEYGSITHHPDGLPHGPHPGRAEASIGAKGTNELAVMMDSFRPLQVATAAVSIEDPKYHQSWLEQQHAGFSPPTS, encoded by the coding sequence ATGCCGTTCTACCATGCGTTAGGCAGCATCCCCCGCAAGCGGCACATCATCTTCCGGCGCCCCGACGGCGGGTTGTACGCCGAGGAGCTGATGGGGCACGAGGGGTTCGTGGGGACGTCGGCGCTGCTGTATCACATCCATCCGCCCACGACCGTCAAGTCGGCGCGCAAGGTGGCCGACGTGCGGCTGGCGGCGGACGAGGATACCTCATTGCGGCACCGTCACTTCCTCACCGCGCGTGCCCGCAAGGGGGGGAGCCCGACGATGGATCGCATGCCGCTGCTCTTCAACAGCGACATCGTGATGTCGTACGTCGAGCCCGACACCACCGACGTGCACACCTATCGCAACTCGCAGGCCGACGAAGTGGTCTACGTTGTCGAGGGGGAAGGGACGCTCGAATCGGTCTTCGGCGACCTCCCCTACAAGGCGGGTGACTACGTCGTGGTGCATCGCAACATCACGCATCGCTGGAAGCTCGACGCGGGCAAGGCGCAGAAGTTCCTGGTGATGGAAAGCCGCGGCCACGTGCGCTTCCCGTCACGCTATCGCAACAACGTCGGGCAGCTCCTCGAGGGGGCACCGTTCTGCGAGCGCGATATCCGGCGACCCTTGCAGCTCGTGCCCAGGGACGAACGTGGCGACTTCCCGATCTACGTCAAGCAATACGACGCGATCAACGAACTCGTCCTCGACCACCACCCGTTCGACGTCGTGGGATGGGATGGGTACTTCTACCCGTGGATCTTCAACATTCACGACTTCGAGCCGATCGTCGGGCGCATTCATCAGCCGCCGCCCGTGCACCAGACGTTCCAGGGTGACGGCTTCGTGATCTGCTCGTTCTGTCCGCGCCCGTACGACTTCGATCCCGAGGCGATCCCGGCGCCGTACAACCACTCGAATGTCGACTCGGACGAAGTGCTGTTCTACGCATCGAGCGAGTTCATGAGCCGCAAGGGGATCGAGTACGGCTCCATCACGCATCATCCGGACGGACTCCCGCACGGCCCGCACCCGGGGCGCGCCGAGGCCTCGATCGGGGCCAAGGGGACGAACGAGCTGGCGGTGATGATGGACTCATTCCGTCCGTTGCAGGTGGCGACGGCGGCGGTGTCGATCGAGGATCCGAAGTACCACCAGAGCTGGTTGGAGCAGCAGCACGCGGGGTTCTCGCCACCCACTTCTTGA
- the hppD gene encoding 4-hydroxyphenylpyruvate dioxygenase translates to MATITAPIPETAHDTFPINGTDYIEFYVGNAKQASLYYRSAFGFEVVAYRGPETGTRDRASYVMQQGKIRIVLTTAIRPDLSPEAAFVAEHVHKHGDGVRDLAMWVDDARDAYAKALERGAQSVHEPRVLRDDDGEVVIAAIRTYGETIHSLVERRNYRGPFLPGFRAVHPHYQGASLGLQYVDHCVGNVELGKMNHWVGFYADVLGFRNLLTFDDKDISTEYSALMSKVMANGNDRIKFPINEPAAGKKKSQIEEYLEFYVGPGVQHMALATDDIIGTVTGLRDRGVEFLSVPTSYYEELQARVGKIDEPVDILAQLGILVDRDPDGYLLQIFTKPVQDRPTVFYEIIQRKGAKSFGKGNFKALFESIEREQALRGNL, encoded by the coding sequence ATGGCGACCATTACCGCCCCCATTCCCGAGACCGCGCACGACACCTTCCCGATCAACGGGACCGACTACATCGAGTTCTACGTCGGGAATGCCAAGCAGGCGTCGCTCTACTATCGCAGCGCCTTCGGCTTCGAAGTGGTTGCCTATCGCGGCCCCGAGACCGGGACGCGCGATCGCGCCAGTTACGTGATGCAGCAAGGGAAGATCCGCATCGTGCTCACCACGGCGATTCGTCCCGACCTGAGCCCCGAGGCGGCTTTCGTCGCCGAGCACGTGCACAAGCACGGCGATGGCGTGCGCGACCTGGCCATGTGGGTCGACGATGCCCGCGATGCGTACGCCAAGGCGCTGGAGCGCGGGGCGCAGTCGGTGCACGAGCCGCGCGTGCTGCGCGACGACGACGGCGAAGTCGTGATCGCCGCCATCCGCACCTACGGCGAGACCATTCATTCGCTTGTTGAGCGCCGCAACTATCGCGGCCCGTTCCTTCCCGGCTTCCGCGCGGTCCATCCGCACTACCAGGGGGCGTCACTCGGCCTCCAGTACGTCGACCACTGCGTCGGCAACGTCGAGTTGGGGAAGATGAACCACTGGGTCGGCTTCTACGCCGACGTCCTCGGCTTCCGCAACCTGCTCACGTTCGACGACAAGGACATCTCCACCGAGTACTCGGCGCTGATGTCGAAGGTGATGGCCAACGGCAACGATCGCATCAAGTTCCCGATCAACGAGCCGGCGGCGGGGAAGAAGAAGTCGCAGATCGAGGAGTACCTCGAGTTCTACGTCGGCCCCGGCGTGCAGCACATGGCGCTGGCGACCGACGACATCATCGGGACGGTGACCGGGCTGCGCGACCGCGGCGTCGAGTTCCTCTCGGTGCCGACCTCGTACTACGAGGAGCTGCAGGCGCGCGTGGGGAAGATCGACGAGCCGGTCGACATCCTCGCGCAGCTCGGCATCCTCGTCGATCGCGATCCGGACGGCTACCTGCTGCAGATCTTCACGAAGCCGGTGCAGGACCGCCCGACCGTCTTCTACGAGATCATCCAGCGCAAGGGAGCCAAGAGCTTCGGCAAGGGGAACTTCAAGGCGCTGTTCGAGTCCATCGAGCGCGAGCAGGCGCTGCGGGGGAACCTCTAG
- a CDS encoding HD domain-containing protein: MQLGFLRTRVGRRFLATNLVASSLLLTVIALASEAYVRSALRNEAEARLSRLAKSLSLSTLATLATAVRDLEGDMRRGAIGSSNAATLVAHVVRSSRRGVPLGIDDSTMARALTAEEYAHLRGGRSLLVVRRTGDESLILLGRAMLRGAADFDVAWARVNDGYLWGTADESIGGEDAGYCVAERQSLAIVHCTHDMPRASVALASRIAAQTLDSRTVVDDNGRFASTRDVYLRYEFGAAEWRVIVIQPSSTAMAALASFRRMIAILFIAALTLIFLVSHAQIRRTTEPLARLREGTERLQQGDFSAPVVVRSNDEFEDVAESFNGMARELDQQFALLRNMDAIDESALAARERDALVREAAARFQQLLSSPRVAIAVAHASRPMMIDVAVTEGGVPAPAFLSRRLSVEEADALRAQPRQFVLAQGARVPSYVGGEVRGALQQGVVVLPLWQDAELLGVVAVWASDDALAHDAPWRDARRMADRVALALRHVQLVHRLNALSAGTITAFARAIDANSPWTAGHSERVTRVAVQVGRELQLPDDDMATLERGALLHDIGKIAVPASVLDKQGRLTDAEWTVMMRHPVVGCEILGPIPALAETLPLVRSHHERMDGTGYPDRLAGDDIPFLARVLAVADVFDALSSERPYREGLGLSEACQIIRESAGSHLDPHVVAAFLEVVRKGNLPAQPSRLDTSTLAAAVASARDGLLTHA, encoded by the coding sequence GTGCAGCTCGGCTTTCTGCGCACCCGCGTCGGCCGGCGCTTCCTCGCCACGAACCTGGTGGCGTCGTCGTTGCTGCTGACGGTCATCGCCCTGGCGTCGGAAGCCTATGTGCGGTCGGCGCTGCGCAACGAGGCCGAGGCGCGCCTGTCGCGATTGGCCAAGTCGCTCTCGCTCTCGACCCTGGCCACGCTTGCCACCGCGGTGCGCGACCTCGAGGGCGACATGCGCCGCGGCGCCATCGGGAGCAGCAACGCCGCCACGCTCGTGGCGCACGTGGTCCGAAGCTCGCGACGCGGCGTGCCGCTCGGCATCGACGACTCGACCATGGCGCGCGCGCTCACCGCGGAGGAGTACGCGCACCTGCGTGGCGGGCGCTCGCTCCTCGTGGTACGGCGCACCGGCGACGAATCGCTCATACTGCTGGGGCGCGCGATGCTGCGCGGCGCGGCCGACTTCGACGTGGCCTGGGCGCGGGTCAACGACGGCTATCTCTGGGGAACGGCCGACGAATCGATCGGCGGCGAGGACGCCGGCTACTGCGTGGCGGAGCGGCAGTCGCTGGCCATCGTGCACTGCACGCACGACATGCCGCGCGCATCGGTCGCACTCGCCAGCCGCATCGCGGCGCAAACCCTCGATTCGCGCACGGTGGTCGATGACAACGGCCGCTTCGCCTCGACGCGCGACGTGTACCTGCGCTACGAGTTCGGCGCCGCCGAGTGGCGTGTCATCGTGATCCAGCCGTCCAGCACCGCCATGGCCGCGCTGGCGTCGTTCCGGCGCATGATTGCCATCCTGTTCATCGCCGCGCTCACGCTGATCTTCCTCGTCTCGCACGCCCAGATTCGCCGCACCACCGAGCCGCTGGCGCGCCTGCGGGAGGGGACCGAGCGGCTGCAACAGGGCGACTTCAGCGCGCCGGTCGTCGTCAGGAGCAACGACGAGTTCGAGGACGTGGCCGAGTCGTTCAACGGCATGGCGCGCGAGCTCGACCAGCAGTTCGCGCTGCTCCGCAACATGGACGCGATCGACGAATCGGCGCTGGCGGCGCGCGAGCGCGACGCCCTGGTGCGCGAGGCCGCGGCGCGCTTCCAGCAGCTCCTTTCCTCGCCGCGCGTCGCGATCGCGGTGGCTCACGCCTCGCGACCGATGATGATCGATGTCGCGGTGACCGAGGGCGGTGTCCCGGCCCCCGCCTTCCTCTCCCGTCGCCTCTCGGTGGAGGAGGCGGATGCCTTGCGCGCCCAGCCGCGGCAGTTCGTCCTGGCGCAGGGTGCCCGTGTGCCGTCCTACGTGGGTGGTGAGGTGCGGGGCGCGCTGCAGCAGGGGGTCGTCGTCCTCCCGCTGTGGCAGGATGCTGAGCTCCTCGGCGTGGTGGCAGTTTGGGCGAGCGACGACGCCCTCGCCCACGACGCCCCCTGGCGCGACGCGCGGCGCATGGCCGACCGCGTGGCGCTCGCCCTGCGGCACGTGCAGCTCGTGCACCGCCTCAACGCCCTCTCGGCGGGAACCATCACCGCGTTCGCGCGGGCCATCGATGCCAACTCGCCGTGGACCGCGGGGCACTCGGAGCGCGTCACGCGCGTTGCCGTCCAGGTCGGGCGCGAATTGCAGCTGCCGGATGACGACATGGCGACGCTGGAGCGCGGCGCCCTCCTGCACGACATCGGCAAGATCGCCGTCCCCGCCTCCGTCCTGGACAAGCAGGGGCGGCTCACCGACGCCGAGTGGACGGTGATGATGCGCCACCCCGTCGTGGGGTGCGAGATCCTCGGCCCCATTCCGGCGCTCGCCGAGACGCTCCCGCTGGTCCGGTCGCACCACGAACGGATGGATGGCACCGGCTACCCCGATCGGCTGGCGGGCGACGACATCCCCTTCCTGGCGCGCGTGCTCGCCGTTGCCGACGTCTTCGATGCGCTCTCCAGCGAGCGCCCGTATCGGGAGGGGCTGGGGCTCTCCGAGGCATGCCAGATCATCCGTGAGTCGGCGGGCTCCCATCTCGACCCGCACGTGGTGGCGGCGTTCCTCGAGGTTGTCCGCAAGGGGAACCTCCCCGCGCAACCCTCTCGCCTGGACACGTCCACACTCGCCGCGGCGGTCGCGAGCGCGCGCGACGGACTGCTGACGCACGCATGA
- a CDS encoding prepilin-type N-terminal cleavage/methylation domain-containing protein has product MSARQLHRRWGTRSAFTLIELLAAMTIIGILAGIGIPKYADVIERARVAKAIGDLKAITTDLLSQDVLPASLTAINRATLLDPWGRPYVYLKFAPRKGKAPPAGARKDRFLVPINTDFDLYSLGKDGSSNQTLTAKASHDDVIVANDGGFIGLARNY; this is encoded by the coding sequence GTGTCCGCGCGCCAGTTGCATCGGCGTTGGGGCACGCGCTCCGCCTTCACGCTCATCGAGCTGCTCGCCGCGATGACGATCATTGGCATTCTCGCGGGTATCGGCATCCCGAAGTACGCCGACGTGATCGAGCGGGCGCGGGTCGCCAAGGCCATCGGCGACCTCAAGGCGATTACCACCGACCTGCTCTCGCAGGACGTCCTCCCTGCGTCGCTGACGGCCATCAATCGGGCGACGCTGCTCGACCCCTGGGGCCGCCCGTACGTCTACCTGAAGTTCGCTCCGCGCAAGGGGAAGGCGCCGCCAGCCGGCGCGCGCAAGGATCGCTTCCTCGTCCCCATCAACACCGACTTCGACCTGTATTCGCTGGGGAAGGACGGGAGCAGCAATCAAACGCTCACCGCCAAGGCGTCGCACGATGACGTCATCGTCGCCAACGACGGTGGCTTCATTGGCCTGGCCCGCAACTACTGA